GCAAGCTGCTGCTGGCCAGCGTCGGCAAGGTCGCCAAGCTCACCATCGAGCACGGCGAGCCCTGCGAGATCGAGTGTGACGGCAACCAGCTGCAGCAGATCATCCTCAACCTCATCATCAACGCGACCGAGGCCGTGGGTGCGGCCGGTGAGGGCCACGGCAGGATCGTCCTGCGCACCGACGTCCTGCCCCTCGACGAAGCCCAGGCCGCGGCCATCTTGCTGCCGGGCCCGCTGCGCCCCGGTCGCTACGCCATGCTCGAGATCGTCGACGACGGCATCGGCATGGACGATGCCACCCGCAGCCGCATCTTCGACCCCTTCTTCACCACCAAGTCCCGCGGCCACGGCCTGGGCACAGCCAGCGTCCTCGGCAT
This region of bacterium genomic DNA includes:
- a CDS encoding hybrid sensor histidine kinase/response regulator, whose product is LEEALDAAGHASELTRQLLAYAGKGQRRRTRFSLAKHIDDMRKLLLASVGKVAKLTIEHGEPCEIECDGNQLQQIILNLIINATEAVGAAGEGHGRIVLRTDVLPLDEAQAAAILLPGPLRPGRYAMLEIVDDGIGMDDATRSRIFDPFFTTKSRGHGLGTASVLG